From Novipirellula galeiformis, the proteins below share one genomic window:
- a CDS encoding Gfo/Idh/MocA family protein, which yields MVTSPNRRSFIKSASIAGAAISLPALQYSRVYGANSRLGIASVGTGGKGWSDLVGVAASPEVQVIAVCDIDSSAGHLGRAAERYSDARQYDDWRKVLDKSNEIQGVMVSTPDFMHAPISLAAMQLGKHVFCQKPLTHTVFEARQMKAAANKYDVVTQMCNQIQSHSAYRTAVHMVHTGMIGKVKEVHSWQSGTPAWPRHIPTPKGNDPVPANVNWDLWQGVAAERAYKAGMYHPFNWRGWQAYGTGQLGDFGCHILDPVFKSLKLGSPNKLTATAPKLFPESWTDQATVRYEFPGTEYTVGPTLRVTWYDGAGVRPPRENLTGIPADEKLPGAGSVLIGEKGSLVIPHVAMPKLYPEANFPADKLPVIEGVNHYTQWADACRGVGETTSHFDYAGPLTETVLLGTIGIRFPGQNLDWDAESLKITNNAKAQEFITKPYRQGWEPAWV from the coding sequence TTGGTAACCTCACCGAATCGTCGTTCGTTTATTAAATCTGCATCCATTGCTGGTGCCGCGATTTCGCTTCCCGCACTGCAATATTCACGCGTCTATGGAGCCAACAGCCGACTGGGAATCGCCAGTGTCGGAACCGGTGGCAAAGGCTGGAGCGATTTGGTCGGAGTGGCGGCCAGCCCCGAAGTCCAAGTGATTGCCGTGTGCGATATTGACAGTTCGGCGGGACATCTGGGCCGCGCTGCAGAAAGGTACTCCGACGCACGCCAATACGACGACTGGCGAAAAGTGCTTGATAAGTCAAACGAGATCCAAGGCGTGATGGTCTCCACACCCGACTTCATGCATGCCCCAATTTCGTTGGCGGCGATGCAATTGGGCAAACATGTGTTTTGCCAAAAACCGCTTACGCACACGGTTTTCGAAGCGCGTCAAATGAAGGCTGCGGCCAACAAATATGACGTGGTGACCCAGATGTGCAATCAAATCCAATCGCATTCCGCCTATCGCACGGCGGTACACATGGTGCACACCGGGATGATTGGCAAAGTCAAAGAAGTTCATTCATGGCAATCCGGAACCCCGGCGTGGCCACGGCACATTCCGACCCCTAAGGGGAACGACCCCGTGCCAGCGAATGTAAACTGGGACTTGTGGCAAGGCGTTGCTGCGGAACGCGCCTATAAAGCGGGCATGTACCATCCGTTCAACTGGCGCGGTTGGCAAGCCTATGGCACCGGGCAACTTGGGGACTTTGGTTGCCATATTTTGGACCCCGTTTTCAAATCGCTCAAACTTGGATCGCCGAACAAACTAACCGCCACAGCGCCAAAGTTGTTCCCTGAGTCTTGGACCGATCAAGCCACCGTGCGCTACGAATTTCCCGGGACCGAGTATACCGTTGGCCCGACCCTGCGAGTCACTTGGTACGATGGCGCGGGTGTCCGTCCGCCGCGTGAGAATTTGACCGGCATTCCCGCCGACGAAAAACTGCCCGGCGCCGGTTCCGTTCTCATCGGCGAGAAAGGATCGCTCGTGATTCCGCACGTCGCGATGCCCAAACTATACCCGGAAGCAAACTTCCCAGCTGATAAGTTGCCTGTGATTGAAGGTGTCAACCACTACACGCAATGGGCTGACGCTTGTCGCGGTGTCGGTGAAACGACATCGCACTTCGACTACGCGGGACCGCTCACTGAGACCGTTTTGCTGGGTACGATCGGCATTCGTTTCCCCGGTCAAAACCTCGATTGGGACGCCGAGTCGCTGAAGATCACCAACAACGCGAAGGCCCAAGAGTTCATCACCAAGCCGTACCGTCAAGGCTGGGAACCTGCTTGGGTGTAG